Within the Rhodopirellula bahusiensis genome, the region ATCAACTCCAACGAACTCGCCTTTCTGCCTTAGCACCGGACACAAACACCATGACAAATCCAGAGAACCTCTCCGTTCAAGGTCGCCGGTTGCTCGATCGACGCAGCTTCCTCGGCACTGCGGGACTATCAACCGCCGGGCTCGGCCTTGCTAGTCTGTTGCAGTCGGATGGACTGCTCGCGTCGGACGTCGGAACTGCCGGCGGCAAGACACCCATCCGACCGTCGATCGATCCGAACAATCCTTACCTGCCGCGAAAAGCCCATTTCGAAGCGCCCGCGAAACAAGTGCTGGTGATTTTCTGCCCTGGTGCGGTCAGTCACGTCGACACGTTCGATTACAAACCGGCGCTCACGAAACTGCATGGGCAAAAGCCACCGGGTATTCCCGCGGTCACGTTTGAAGGCCCGACCGGAAACATTGCCAAACCGTTCTGGGATTTCAAACCACGTGGCGAATCCGGCAAAATGGTCTCGGACTTGTTGCCACACTTGGCGGAACAGGTCGACGACTTTTGCTTCCTGCATTCGCTCAACACCGACACCAGCGCCCACCCACAAGGCGAAAACTTCCTGAACACCGGGTTCACGATGGAAGGCTTCCCGTCGTTTGGTTCCTGGGTGACCTATGCACTCGGCACCGAGAACCAAGAGCTTCCCTCCTTCGTTGCGATCAATGACCCGCGAGGGTTGGCTCGAAGTGGCAAAAACAACTTCGGCAATGGATTCTTGCCCGCGGCCTTCCAAGGCACGGACTTCAACGCCAAGAACCCGCCCAACAATCTGCATCGTCCAAGTGGCCTTTCCCCCGCCGCGGATCACGCGACGGTTGATTTGCTACAGCGTCTCAACGCAAAGCATTTGGAACTTTATCCGGGCGACGCCAACTTGGCTGGTCGAATCGCAAGTTACGAGCTGGCGGGAAAAATGCAGACGTCCGTCCCTGATGCGATGGACCTTTCCGGCGAAACGGCAGCAACGCTGAAGGCTTATGGCGTTGAAGGCGGCAGCGCACTGCGAGGGGAATACGCGAAGAACTGCCTCTTGGCTCGTCGCTTGATCGAGAAAGGTGTCCGAGTCGTGCAGTTGTTCAACGGCAGCGATCCTGCGGGCGGCAATGGCATCACAAACTGGGACTCTCATTCCAACATCGCTAAGACGCATGCGATGCAGGCTGAGATCATGGACCAACCAACCGCAGCAATGATTGCGGACATGCGTCAACGTGGTCTGCTCGAAAACACTTTGGTCGTTTGGGCGACGGAGTTTGGACGGATGCCGTTCTTGCAGTCCAACGGTACGGGACGAGATCACAACCCGGATGCGTTCACGTGCTTCCTCACTGGTGCCGGCGTCAAAAAGGGATTCAGCTACGGCGAGAGCGATGAGTTCGGATTCAAAGCTGCCGTGAACCCAA harbors:
- a CDS encoding DUF1501 domain-containing protein, producing MTNPENLSVQGRRLLDRRSFLGTAGLSTAGLGLASLLQSDGLLASDVGTAGGKTPIRPSIDPNNPYLPRKAHFEAPAKQVLVIFCPGAVSHVDTFDYKPALTKLHGQKPPGIPAVTFEGPTGNIAKPFWDFKPRGESGKMVSDLLPHLAEQVDDFCFLHSLNTDTSAHPQGENFLNTGFTMEGFPSFGSWVTYALGTENQELPSFVAINDPRGLARSGKNNFGNGFLPAAFQGTDFNAKNPPNNLHRPSGLSPAADHATVDLLQRLNAKHLELYPGDANLAGRIASYELAGKMQTSVPDAMDLSGETAATLKAYGVEGGSALRGEYAKNCLLARRLIEKGVRVVQLFNGSDPAGGNGITNWDSHSNIAKTHAMQAEIMDQPTAAMIADMRQRGLLENTLVVWATEFGRMPFLQSNGTGRDHNPDAFTCFLTGAGVKKGFSYGESDEFGFKAAVNPTSVYDFNASLLHLMGLDHERLTFYHNGLERRLTNVHGSVIHDVMA